The following coding sequences lie in one Salvia hispanica chloroplast, complete genome genomic window:
- the rpl23 gene encoding ribosomal protein L23, with protein sequence MDGIKYAVFTDKSIRLLGKNQYTSNVESGSTRTELKHWVELFFGVKVIAMNSHRLPGKGRRMGPIMGHTMHYRRMIITLQPGYSIPPLRKKRT encoded by the coding sequence ATGGATGGAATCAAATATGCAGTATTTACAGACAAAAGTATTCGGTTATTGGGGAAAAATCAATATACTTCTAATGTCGAATCAGGATCAACTAGGACAGAACTAAAGCATTGGGTCGAACTCTTCTTTGGTGTCAAGGTAATAGCTATGAATAGTCATCGACTTCCGGGAAAGGGTAGAAGAATGGGACCCATTATGGGACATACAATGCATTACAGACGTATGATCATTACGCTTCAACCGGGTTATTCTATTCCACCTCTTAGAAAGAAAAGAACTTAA
- the ycf2 gene encoding hypothetical protein RF2 translates to MKGHQFQSWIFELREILREIKNSHHFLDSWIQFNSVRSFIHIFFHQERFLKLFDPRILSILLSRNSQGSTSNRYFTIKGVILFVVAVLIYRINNRNMVERKNLYLRGLLPIPMNSIGPRNDTLEESVGSSNINRLIVSLLYLPKGKKISESCFLNPKESTWVLPITKKCSMPESNWGSRWWRNWIGKKRDSSCKISNETVAGIEILFKEKDIKYLEFLFVYYMDDPIRKDRDWELFDRLSLRKRRNRINLNSGPLFEILAKHWISYLMSAFREKIPIEVEGFFKQQRAGSTIQSNDIERVSHLLSRKKWAISLQNCAQFHMWQFRQDLFVSWGKNPHESDFLRNVSRENLICLDSVWLVNKDRFFRKVRNISSNIQYDSTRSSFVQVTDSSQLKGSSDQSRDHLDSISNEDSEYHTLINQREIQPLKERSILWDPSFLQTEGTEIESDRFPKCLSGYSSMSRLFTEREKQMINHLLPEEIQEFFGNPTRSVRSFFSDRWSELRLGSNPTERSTRDQKLLKKQQDLSFVPSRRSENKELVNIFKIITYLQNTVSIHPISPDPGCDRVLKDEPDMDSSNKISFLNKNPFFDLFHLFHDRNRGGYTLHHDFESKERFQEMADLFTLSITEPDLVYHKGFAFSIDSYGLDQKQFLNEARDESKKKSLLVLPPIFYEENESFSRRIRKKRARIYCGNDLEDPKPKIVVFASNNIMEAVNQYRLIQNLIQIQYSTYGYIRNVLNQFFLMNRSDRNFEYGIQRDQIGKDTLNHRTIMKYRINQHLSNLKKSQKKRFDPLILISRTDERFMNRDPDAYRYKWSNGSKNFQEHLEHFVSEQKSHFQIVFDQLCINQYSIDWSEVIDKKDLSKPLRFFLSKSLLFLSKLLFFLSNSLPFFCVSFGNIPIHGSEIYIYELKGPNDQLCNQLLESIGLQIVHLKKWKPFLLDDHDTSRKWKFLINGGTPFLFNKIPKWMIDSFHTRNNRRKSFDNADSYFSMIFHNQDNWLNPVKPFHRSSLISSFYKANRLRFLNNPHHFCFYCNTRFPFSVEKARINNYDFTYGQFLNILFIRNKIFSLCVGKKKHAFEGRDTISPIESQVSNIFIPNDFPQSGDETYNLYKSFHFPSRYDPFVRRTIYSIADISGTPLTEGQIVNFGRTYCQPLSDMNLSDSEGKNLHQYLNSNMGLIHTPCSELPSEKRKKRSLCLKKCVEKGQMYRTFQGDSAFSTLSKWNLFQTYMPWFLTSTGYKYLNLIFLDTFSDLLPILSSSQKFVSIFHDIMHGSGISWRILQKKWCLPQWNLISEISSKCFHNLLLSEEMIHRNNESPLISTHPRSPNVWEFLYSILFLLLVAGYLVRTHLFFVSRASSELQTEFEKVKSLMIPSSMIELRKLLDRYPTSVPNSFWLKNLFLVALEQLGDSLEEIWASGGNMLGPAYGVKSLRSKKKYLSINLIDIIDLIPNPINRITFSRNTRHLSHTSKEIYSLIRKRKNVNGGWIDDKIEFWVANSDSIDDEEKEFLVQFSALTTEKRIDQILLSLTHSDHLSKNDSGYQMIEQPGAIYLRYLVDIHKKYLLNYEFNTSSLAERRVFLAHYQTITYSQTSCGTNTLHFPSHGKPFSLRLALSPSKGILVIGSIGTGRSYLVKYLATNSYVPFITVFLNKFLDNKPKGFLIDDIDIDASDDIDDSDNIDASDNIDASDDIDRDLDTELELLTMMNALTMDMMPEIGRFYIILQFELAKAMSPCIIWIPNIHDLDVNGSNYLSLGLLANHLSERCSTRNILVIASTHIPQKVDPALIAPNKLNTCIKIRRLLIPQQRKHFFTLSYTRGFHLENKMFHTNGFGSITMGSNARDLVALTNEALSISITQKKSIIDTNTIRSALHRQAWYLRSQVRSVQDNGILFYQIGRAVAQNVLLSNCPIDPISIYMKNKSCNEGDSYLYKWYFELGTSMKKLTILLYLLSCSAGSVAQDLWSLPGPDEKNGITSYGLVENDSDLVHGLLEVEGTLVGSSRTEKDCSPFDNDRVTLLLRPEPRNPLDMMQNGSCSIFDQRFLYEKYESEFEEGERQGALDLQQIEEDLFNHIVWAPRIWRPWGFLFDCIERPNELGFPYWSRSFRGKRIIYDEEDELQENGSEFLQSGTMQYQTRDRSSKEQGLFRISQFIWDPADPLFFLFKDQPPGSVFSHRELFADEEMSKGLLTSQMDPSTSIYKRWFIKNTQEKHFELLINRQRWLRTNSSLSNGSFRSNTLSESYQYLSTLFLSNGTLLDQMTKTLLRKRWLFPDEMKIGFM, encoded by the coding sequence ATGAAAGGACATCAATTCCAATCCTGGATTTTCGAATTGCGAGAGATATTGAGAGAGATCAAGAATTCTCACCATTTCTTAGATTCATGGATCCAATTCAATTCAGTGAGGTCTTTCATTCACATTTTTTTCCACCAAGAACGTTTTCTAAAACTCTTTGACCCCCGAATTTTGAGTATCCTACTTTCACGCAATTCACAGGGTTCAACAAGCAATCGATATTTCACGATCAAGGGTGTAATACTATTTGTAGTAGCGGTCCTTATATATCGTATTAACAATCGAAATATGGTCGAAAGAAAAAATCTCTATTTGAGAGGGCTTCTTCCTATACCTATGAATTCCATTGGACCCAGAAATGATACCTTGGAAGAATCGGTTGGGTCTTCCAATATCAATAGGTTGATTGTTTCGCTCCTGTATCTTCCAAAAGGAAAAAAGATCTCTGAGAGTTGTTTCCTGAATCCGAAAGAGAGTACTTGGGTTCTTCCAATAACTAAAAAGTGTAGCATGCCTGAATCTAACTGGGGTTCGCGGTGGTGGAGGAACTGGATCGGAAAAAAGAGGGATTCTAGTTGTAAGATATCTAATGAAACCGTCGCTGGAATTGAGATCTTATTCAAAGAGAAAGATATCAAATATTTGGAGTTTCTTTTTGTATATTATATGGATGATCCGATCCGCAAGGACCGTGATTGGGAATTATTTGATCGTCTTTCTCTGAGGAAGAGGCGAAATAGAATCAACTTGAATTCGGGACCGCTATTCGAAATCTTAGCGAAACACTGGATTTCTTATCTCATGTCTGCTTTTCGTGAAAAAATACCAATTGAAGTGGAGGGTTTCTTCAAACAACAAAGGGCTGGGTCAACTATTCAATCAAATGATATTGAGCGTGTTTCCCATCTCCTCTCGAGAAAGAAGTGGGCTATTTCTTTGCAAAATTGTGCTCAATTTCATATGTGGCAATTTCGCCAAGATCTCTTCGTTAGTTGGGGGAAGAATCCGCACGAATCAGATTTTTTGAGGAACGTATCAAGAGAGAATTTGATTTGCTTAGACAGTGTGTGGTTGGTAAACAAGGATCGGTTTTTTAGAAAGGTACGGAATATATCGTCAAATATTCAATATGATTCCACAAGATCCAGTTTCGTTCAAGTAACGGATTCTAGCCAACTGAAAGGATCTTCTGATCAATCCAGAGATCATTTGGATTCCATTAGTAATGAGGATTCGGAATATCACACATTGATCAATCAAAGAGAGATTCAACCACTAAAAGAAAGATCGATTCTTTGGGATCCTTCCTTTCTTCAAACGGAAGGAACAGAGATAGAATCAGACCGATTCCCGAAATGCCTTTCTGGATATTCCTCAATGTCCCGGCTATTCACGGAACGTGAGAAGCAGATGATTAATCATCTGCTTCCGGAAGAAATCCAAGAATTTTTTGGGAATCCTACAAGATCGGTTCGTTCTTTTTTCTCTGATAGATGGTCAGAACTTCGTCTGGGTTCGAATCCTACTGAGAGGTCCACTAGAGATCAGAAATTGTTGAAGAAACAACAAGATCTTTCTTTTGTCCCTTCCAGGCGATCGGAAAATAAAGAACTGGTTAATATATTCAAGATAATTACGTATTTACAAAATACTGTCTCAATTCATCCTATTTCACCAGATCCGGGGTGTGATAGGGTTCTGAAGGATGAACCGGATATGGACAGTTCCAATAAGATTTCATTCTTGAACAAAAATCCATTTTTTGATTTATTTCATCTATTCCATGACCGGAACAGGGGAGGATACACGTTACACCACGATTTTGAATCAAAAGAGAGATTTCAAGAAATGGCAGATCTATTCACTCTATCAATAACCGAGCCGGATCTGGTGTATCATAAGGGATTTGCCTTTTCTATTGATTCCTACGGATTGGATCAAAAACAATTCTTGAATGAGGCCAGGGATGAATCGAAAAAGAAATCTTTATTGGTTCTACCTCCTATTTTTTATGAAGAGAATGAATCTTTTTCTCGAAGGATCAGAAAAAAAAGGGCCCGGATCTACTGCGGGAATGATTTGGAAGATCCAAAACCAAAAATAGTGGTATTTGCTAGCAACAACATAATGGAGGCAGTCAATCAATATAGATTGATCCAAAATCTGATTCAAATCCAATATAGTACCTATGGGTACATAAGAAATGTATTGAATCAATTCTTTTTAATGAATCGATCCGATCGCAACTTCGAATATGGAATTCAAAGGGATCAAATAGGAAAGGATACTCTGAATCATAGAACTATAATGAAATATAGGATCAACCAACATTTATCAAATTTGAAAAAGAGTCAGAAGAAACGGTTCGATCCTCTTATCTTGATTTCTCGAACCGACGAGAGATTCATGAATCGGGATCCTGATGCATATAGATACAAATGGTCCAATGGGAGCAAGAATTTCCAGGAACATTTGGAACATTTCGTTTCTGAGCAGAAGAGCCATTTTCAAATAGTGTTCGATCAATTATGTATTAATCAATATTCGATTGATTGGTCTGAGGTTATCGACAAAAAAGATTTGTCTAAGCCACTTCGTTTCTTTTTGTCCAAGTCACTTCTTTTTTTGTCCAAGTTGCTTTTCTTTTTGTCGAACTCACTTCCTTTTTTCTGTGTGAGTTTCGGGAATATCCCCATTCATGGGTCCGAGATCTACATCTATGAATTGAAAGGTCCGAATGATCAACTCTGCAATCAGTTGTTAGAATCAATAGGTCTTCAAATTGTTCATTTGAAAAAATGGAAACCCTTCTTATTGGATGATCATGATACTTCCCGAAAATGGAAATTCTTGATCAATGGAGGAACGCCCTTTTTGTTCAATAAGATACCAAAGTGGATGATTGACTCATTCCATACTAGAAATAATCGCAGGAAATCCTTTGATAACGCGGATTCCTATTTCTCAATGATATTCCACAATCAAGACAATTGGCTGAATCCCGTGAAACCATTCCATAGAAGTTCATTGATATCTTCTTTTTATAAAGCAAATCGACTTCGATTCTTGAATAATCCACATCACTTCTGCTTCTACTGTAACACAAGATTCCCCTTTTCTGTGGAAAAGGCCCGTATCAATAATTATGATTTTACGTATGGACAATTCCTCAATATCTTGTTCATTCGCAACAAAATATTTTCTTTGTGCGTCGGTAAAAAAAAGCATGCTTTTGAGGGGAGAGATACTATTTCACCAATCGAGTCACAGGTATCTAACATATTCATACCTAATGATTTTCCACAAAGTGGTGACGAAACGTATAACTTGTACAAATCTTTCCATTTTCCAAGTCGATACGATCCATTCGTTCGTAGAACTATTTACTCGATCGCAGACATTTCTGGAACACCTCTAACAGAGGGACAAATAGTCAATTTTGGAAGAACTTATTGTCAACCTCTTTCAGACATGAATCTATCTGATTCAGAAGGGAAGAACTTGCATCAGTATCTCAATTCAAACATGGGTTTGATTCACACTCCATGTTCTGAGTTACCATCCGAAAAGAGGAAAAAACGGAGTCTTTGTCTAAAGAAATGCGTTGAGAAAGGGCAGATGTATAGAACCTTTCAAGGAGATAGTGCTTTTTCAACTCTCTCAAAATGGAATCTATTCCAAACGTATATGCCATGGTTCCTTACTTCGACAGGGTACAAATATCTAAATTTGATATTTTTAGATACTTTTTCAGACCTATTGCCGATACTAAGTAGCAGTCAAAAATTTGTATCCATTTTTCATGATATTATGCATGGATCAGGTATATCATGGCGAATTCTTCAGAAAAAATGGTGTCTTCCGCAATGGAATCTGATAAGTGAGATTTCGAGTAAGTGTTTCCATAATCTTCTTCTGTCCGAAGAAATGATTCATCGAAATAATGAGTCACCATTGATATCGACACATCCGAGATCGCCAAATGTTTGGGAGTTCCTCTATTCAATCCTTTTCCTTCTTCTTGTTGCTGGATATCTCGTTCGTACACATCTTTTCTTTGTTTCCCGGGCCTCTAGTGAGTTACAGACAGAGTTCGAAAAGGTCAAATCTTTGATGATTCCATCATCTATGATTGAGTTACGAAAACTTCTGGATAGGTATCCTACATCTGTACCGAATTCTTTCTGGTTAAAGAATCTCTTTCTAGTTGCTCTGGAACAATTAGGAGATTCTCTAGAAGAAATATGGGCTTCTGGCGGCAACATGCTTGGTCCCGCTTATGGGGTCAAATCACTACGTTCTAAGAAGAAATATTTGAGTATCAATCTCATCGATATCATCGATCTCATACCAAATCCCATCAATCGAATCACTTTTTCGAGAAATACGAGACATCTAAGTCATACAAGTAAAGAGATCTATTCATTGATAAGAAAAAGAAAAAACGTGAATGGGGGTTGGATTGATGATAAAATAGAATTCTGGGTCGCGAACAGTGATTCGATTGATGATGAAGAAAAAGAATTCTTGGTTCAGTTCTCCGCCTTAACGACAGAAAAAAGGATTGATCAAATTCTATTGAGTCTGACTCATAGTGATCATTTATCAAAGAATGACTCTGGTTATCAAATGATTGAACAACCGGGAGCAATTTACTTACGATACTTAGTTGACATTCATAAAAAGTATCTATTGAATTATGAGTTCAATACATCCTCTTTAGCAGAAAGACGGGTATTCCTTGCTCATTATCAGACAATCACTTATTCACAAACTTCGTGTGGGACTAATACTTTGCATTTCCCATCTCATGGAAAACCCTTTTCGCTCCGCTTAGCCTTATCCCCCTCTAAGGGGATTTTAGTGATAGGTTCTATAGGAACTGGACGATCCTATTTGGTCAAATACCTAGCGACAAACTCCTATGTTCCTTTCATTACGGTATTTTTGAACAAGTTCCTGGATAACAAGCCTAAAGGTTTTCTTATTGATGATATCGATATTGATGCTAGTGACGATATTGATGATAGTGACAATATTGATGCTAGTGACAATATTGATGCTAGTGACGATATTGATCGTGACCTTGATACGGAGCTGGAACTGCTAACTATGATGAATGCGCTAACTATGGATATGATGCCGGAAATAGGCCGATTTTATATCATCCTTCAATTCGAATTGGCAAAAGCAATGTCTCCCTGCATAATATGGATTCCAAACATTCATGATCTGGATGTGAATGGGTCGAATTACTTATCCCTCGGTCTATTAGCGAACCATCTCTCTGAAAGATGTTCCACTAGAAATATTCTTGTTATTGCTTCGACTCATATTCCCCAAAAAGTGGATCCCGCTCTAATAGCTCCGAATAAATTAAATACGTGCATTAAGATACGAAGGCTTCTTATTCCACAACAACGAAAGCACTTTTTCACTCTTTCATATACTAGGGGATTTCACTTGGAAAATAAAATGTTCCATACTAACGGATTCGGGTCCATAACCATGGGTTCCAATGCAAGAGATCTTGTAGCACTTACCAATGAGGCCCTATCGATTAGTATTACACAGAAGAAATCAATTATAGACACTAATACAATTAGATCCGCTCTTCATAGACAAGCTTGGTATTTGCGATCCCAGGTAAGATCGGTTCAGGATAATGGGATCCTTTTCTATCAGATAGGAAGGGCTGTAGCACAAAATGTACTTCTAAGTAATTGCCCCATAGATCCTATATCTATCTATATGAAGAATAAATCATGTAACGAAGGGGATTCTTATTTGTACAAATGGTACTTCGAGCTTGGAACGAGCATGAAGAAATTAACGATACTTCTTTATCTTTTGAGTTGTTCTGCCGGATCGGTCGCTCAAGATCTTTGGTCTCTACCCGGACCCGATGAAAAAAATGGGATCACTTCTTATGGACTCGTTGAGAATGATTCGGATCTAGTTCATGGCCTATTAGAAGTAGAAGGCACTCTGGTGGGATCTTCACGGACAGAAAAAGATTGCAGTCCGTTTGATAATGATCGAGTTACATTGCTTCTTCGGCCCGAACCGAGGAATCCCTTAGATATGATGCAAAACGGATCTTGTTCTATCTTTGATCAGAGATTTCTCTATGAAAAATACGAATCGGAGTTTGAAGAAGGGGAGAGGCAAGGAGCCCTTGACCTGCAACAGATAGAGGAGGATTTATTCAATCACATAGTTTGGGCTCCTAGAATATGGCGCCCTTGGGGCTTTCTATTTGATTGTATCGAAAGGCCCAATGAATTGGGATTTCCCTATTGGTCCAGGTCATTTCGGGGCAAGCGGATCATTTATGATGAAGAGGATGAGCTTCAAGAGAATGGTTCGGAGTTCTTGCAGAGTGGAACCATGCAGTACCAGACACGAGATAGATCTTCCAAAGAACAAGGCCTTTTTCGAATAAGCCAATTCATTTGGGACCCTGCAGATCCGCTCTTTTTCCTATTCAAAGATCAGCCCCCTGGCTCTGTGTTTTCACATCGAGAATTATTTGCAGATGAAGAGATGTCAAAGGGGCTTCTTACTTCCCAAATGGATCCTTCTACATCTATATATAAACGCTGGTTTATCAAGAATACACAAGAAAAGCACTTCGAATTGTTGATTAATCGTCAGAGATGGCTTAGAACCAATAGTTCATTATCTAATGGATCTTTCCGTTCTAATACTCTATCCGAGAGTTATCAGTATTTATCAACTCTGTTCCTATCTAACGGAACGCTATTGGATCAAATGACAAAGACATTGTTAAGAAAAAGATGGCTTTTCCCGGATGAAATGAAAATTGGATTCATGTAA